In a genomic window of Occallatibacter riparius:
- a CDS encoding trans-sulfuration enzyme family protein, translating to MSQYKYSTLAVHAGSEPDPLTGAVNVPLYLSSTFELTGVGTDRGWDYSRAGNPTRDRLETALAALEGGFSGHAFTSGMAAITALVAHLHAGDHLICSKDVYGGTARLFNQFIANYGIEIEYVTTDVPEAVEKAIKPNTKLIHLETPSNPLMVLSDIRTISEIAHAKGIEVSVDNTFMSPCLQNPIALGADIVMHSTTKYLNGHSDGIGGALIGSTPEHKERLILVQKAAGGIMSPFECFLVLRGIKTMPLRIKQHEENGQAVAEYLQQHPKVTKLAYPGLKSHPQYDLAMKQQKGFGSMMSFDIGTRENAAKFLGALKIFLNAESLGGVESLASHSATTTHGSVSAEERAEMGITEGRIRLSIGIEDKEDLIDDLDQALAAV from the coding sequence ATGTCCCAGTACAAGTACTCGACTCTCGCCGTGCATGCCGGCTCCGAGCCGGATCCCCTTACCGGCGCCGTCAATGTTCCGCTCTACCTTTCCTCGACGTTCGAGCTCACAGGCGTGGGCACTGACCGCGGCTGGGACTACTCCCGTGCCGGCAACCCCACACGCGACCGTCTGGAGACCGCGCTGGCGGCGCTTGAGGGCGGCTTCAGCGGCCACGCCTTCACCTCCGGCATGGCGGCCATTACTGCCCTGGTCGCACATCTTCATGCCGGCGATCACCTTATCTGTTCGAAGGATGTGTACGGCGGCACTGCCCGCCTGTTCAACCAGTTCATCGCGAACTATGGCATCGAGATCGAGTACGTGACCACCGATGTACCGGAAGCGGTCGAGAAGGCTATCAAGCCGAACACGAAGCTGATCCACCTGGAGACGCCCTCGAATCCGCTGATGGTGCTGAGCGATATCCGCACCATTTCGGAGATAGCCCACGCGAAGGGTATCGAAGTTTCGGTTGACAACACGTTCATGTCGCCCTGCCTGCAGAACCCGATTGCTCTGGGGGCCGACATCGTCATGCACTCGACGACCAAGTATTTGAATGGCCACTCCGATGGCATTGGCGGCGCGCTGATCGGCTCCACGCCTGAGCACAAGGAGCGGCTTATCCTGGTGCAGAAGGCGGCCGGCGGCATCATGTCGCCATTTGAGTGCTTCCTGGTGCTGCGGGGCATCAAGACCATGCCTCTGCGGATCAAGCAGCACGAGGAGAACGGCCAGGCGGTAGCGGAATATCTCCAACAGCATCCGAAGGTGACGAAGCTGGCCTATCCCGGCCTGAAGAGCCACCCGCAGTATGACTTGGCGATGAAGCAGCAGAAGGGCTTTGGGTCGATGATGAGCTTCGACATCGGCACGCGCGAGAATGCCGCAAAGTTCCTGGGCGCGCTGAAGATCTTCCTCAACGCCGAATCTCTGGGCGGTGTCGAATCGCTCGCTTCGCACTCGGCAACGACCACGCACGGCTCCGTCTCTGCCGAGGAGCGCGCGGAGATGGGCATCACCGAAGGGCGCATCCGCCTGTCGATCGGTATCGAGGACAAGGAAGACCTCATCGACGACCTCGATCAGGCACTGGCCGCGGTATAG
- a CDS encoding DHA2 family efflux MFS transporter permease subunit — protein sequence MAAATATAPETLSFHDIWRPRANPWAIAITVTLATFMEALDSSIANVAMQHIAGTLSASQDEATWVLTSYLVANAMVLPISGWIANRIGRKRFYMSCVFLFTLCSLLCGLAPTLGILVFFRVLQGAAGGGLQPSEQAILADTFRPEKRSMAFAMYGVAVVTAPAIGPTIGGWIIDNYSWRWIFFLNIPVGIVSLYLSNRLVEDPPYLADIRKRKEGVDGWGLGLLIVAIGALQVMLDKGQEDDWFSSNFIIACAVVAAVTLGLFIWRQLVVVHPILDLRLYMRRNVGMTQLVLFMVGMSLYTSTVMIPQFLQELMGYSARQAGMCVSTGALVLMFLFPVAGKMAPKFDPRKLVAIGFVITTLGMMRMANLTLEISFWQAASWRAFIALGLPFLFIPINTLCYAGIPQHKNNEISGMSALSRNLGGSVGISVMTTLLARLTQKHQAFLGAHTTPGSGPFEAMRSGLAAAWQQQGLSAVDAMQRAGAQIYMMAQRQARLLAYVDVIWIFVLVTLVLVPIPFLMARPKKVAAMSMGH from the coding sequence TTGGCAGCGGCAACGGCCACAGCACCGGAGACCCTCAGCTTTCACGACATCTGGCGTCCGCGCGCCAATCCGTGGGCCATTGCCATCACGGTCACCTTGGCCACGTTCATGGAGGCGCTCGATAGCTCCATCGCCAACGTGGCTATGCAGCACATTGCCGGAACGCTCTCGGCCAGCCAGGATGAGGCCACGTGGGTGCTCACCAGCTACCTGGTAGCCAACGCCATGGTGCTGCCCATCTCGGGCTGGATCGCCAATCGCATCGGACGCAAGCGCTTTTACATGAGCTGCGTGTTCCTGTTCACGCTGTGCTCGCTGCTGTGCGGGCTGGCCCCCACTCTGGGCATCCTCGTCTTCTTCCGCGTGCTGCAAGGCGCCGCCGGCGGCGGACTGCAGCCCAGCGAGCAGGCCATCCTGGCCGACACCTTCCGGCCGGAAAAGCGATCCATGGCCTTCGCCATGTACGGCGTGGCGGTGGTGACGGCGCCCGCCATCGGCCCCACCATCGGTGGCTGGATCATCGACAACTACTCCTGGCGCTGGATCTTCTTCCTGAACATCCCCGTCGGCATCGTCTCGCTGTATTTGAGCAACCGGCTGGTCGAAGACCCGCCGTACCTCGCCGATATCCGGAAGCGCAAAGAGGGCGTGGACGGCTGGGGCCTCGGCCTCCTCATCGTGGCCATCGGCGCCTTGCAGGTGATGCTCGACAAAGGCCAGGAAGACGACTGGTTCAGCTCCAACTTCATCATCGCCTGCGCGGTGGTGGCTGCAGTCACCTTGGGGCTGTTCATCTGGCGGCAGCTGGTGGTGGTGCACCCGATTCTGGATCTGCGCCTCTACATGCGACGAAACGTGGGCATGACGCAACTTGTTCTGTTCATGGTGGGAATGTCGCTCTACACCTCCACCGTCATGATCCCGCAGTTCTTACAGGAACTGATGGGATACAGCGCCCGACAGGCCGGCATGTGCGTATCGACGGGCGCGCTTGTTCTGATGTTCCTGTTTCCGGTGGCGGGCAAGATGGCGCCGAAGTTTGATCCGCGGAAGTTGGTGGCGATCGGGTTTGTGATCACTACGCTGGGCATGATGCGTATGGCGAACCTCACACTAGAGATCAGCTTTTGGCAGGCAGCGAGTTGGCGTGCTTTCATCGCATTGGGCTTGCCGTTCCTGTTCATTCCCATCAACACGCTCTGCTACGCGGGAATTCCGCAGCACAAGAACAACGAGATCAGCGGCATGTCGGCCCTGTCCAGGAACCTGGGCGGCAGTGTGGGCATCAGCGTGATGACTACCCTGCTCGCGCGATTGACGCAGAAGCATCAGGCATTCCTTGGCGCGCACACCACTCCGGGCAGCGGGCCCTTCGAGGCGATGCGGTCAGGGCTCGCGGCCGCGTGGCAGCAGCAGGGGCTCTCCGCGGTCGACGCCATGCAGCGCGCTGGCGCGCAGATCTACATGATGGCGCAGCGCCAGGCGCGGCTGTTGGCGTATGTCGACGTGATCTGGATCTTTGTACTGGTGACGCTGGTGCTTGTGCCCATCCCATTCCTGATGGCGCGGCCGAAGAAGGTCGCCGCCATGTCGATGGGCCACTAA
- the dgt gene encoding dGTP triphosphohydrolase: protein MSGDSKRMNHLPPGVAVQDGGPLTERTHAEPPHPYRTSFARDGARVLHARAFRRLAGKTQVFTRLPGDRATDHFRSRLTHTLEVTQIARTLATALGLNVPLTEALALVHDIGHPPFGHAGEKALDRSLKAHGLGFDHNLHALRIVTWFEERYPAFRGLNLTLGVREGIIKHSRDYTAAAHPELAEYFLNKFPPLEAQLIDLADEIAYLTADLDDGLDSGILQLEQVRESVPLFRSCHDVSVAQHPTARPRLTSSEAIRRMLNALVTDLMREVHKRIDYTGISTLEDVRRASGRLAVFSPGMEEKRAAAKRFLYDCLYNSPGMEEVHAHAEQVVEGLFARFMADPDLLPEDHRSLIPAEGLARTVTDYIAGMTDNFIEQTWADLNAR from the coding sequence ATGAGCGGCGACTCAAAGCGTATGAACCATCTGCCGCCGGGCGTGGCGGTCCAGGACGGCGGTCCCCTCACGGAGCGCACACACGCGGAGCCGCCTCACCCTTATCGCACCTCCTTCGCCCGCGACGGCGCCCGCGTGCTGCATGCGCGCGCCTTTCGCCGCCTCGCGGGAAAAACCCAGGTGTTCACCCGCCTGCCCGGCGATCGCGCCACCGATCACTTCCGCAGCCGCCTCACGCACACGCTCGAAGTCACTCAGATCGCCCGAACGCTGGCAACGGCGCTCGGCCTGAATGTGCCGCTCACCGAGGCGCTCGCGCTCGTGCACGACATCGGCCACCCGCCCTTTGGCCACGCCGGTGAGAAGGCATTGGACCGCTCCCTCAAGGCGCACGGCCTGGGCTTCGATCACAACCTGCACGCCCTGCGCATCGTCACGTGGTTTGAAGAGCGCTACCCTGCATTCCGCGGCCTGAATCTCACGCTCGGTGTGAGGGAAGGCATCATCAAGCATTCGCGCGACTATACAGCTGCCGCGCATCCGGAATTGGCCGAGTACTTCCTCAACAAGTTCCCTCCCCTTGAAGCGCAGCTCATTGATCTCGCCGACGAGATCGCTTATCTCACCGCCGATCTCGACGATGGGCTCGACTCGGGAATTCTTCAGCTTGAGCAGGTGCGCGAATCCGTGCCTCTCTTTCGAAGCTGCCACGATGTGTCGGTTGCGCAGCATCCCACGGCCAGGCCGCGGCTCACATCCAGCGAAGCCATCCGGCGCATGCTGAATGCGCTGGTCACCGACCTGATGCGCGAGGTCCACAAGCGCATCGACTACACGGGGATTTCGACGCTCGAAGACGTTCGCCGTGCCTCTGGCCGGCTGGCGGTGTTCAGCCCTGGGATGGAAGAGAAGCGAGCCGCTGCGAAGAGATTTCTGTATGACTGCCTCTACAACTCACCCGGCATGGAAGAAGTCCACGCGCACGCCGAGCAGGTTGTGGAGGGGCTGTTCGCGCGCTTCATGGCTGATCCGGATCTGCTGCCCGAAGATCACCGCTCGCTGATCCCAGCGGAGGGCCTTGCACGCACCGTGACGGACTACATTGCCGGCATGACGGATAACTTCATCGAGCAGACCTGGGCGGATTTGAACGCGCGGTAG
- a CDS encoding phosphatidylserine decarboxylase: MVRDGYIYGLSLLAVAVVVGWLTGAWAWAILPLLLAAFFLWFFRDPERAIPSTPGLIVSPADGLVTEAVTIQTPAGERKRVSIFLNVFDVHVNRAPIAGTIASVDYQKGKYMNAMNPTCAEVNERNIVILRGEGIEIVFKQIAGLLARRIVFPYKIGDRVERGQRVGMMKFGSRTDIVMPGDAELQVRVGQRVKGGSSVIAIMGAKR; the protein is encoded by the coding sequence ATGGTTCGTGACGGTTACATTTACGGCTTGAGTTTGCTGGCGGTTGCGGTGGTCGTGGGATGGCTCACCGGTGCCTGGGCCTGGGCGATCCTGCCCCTTCTGCTTGCGGCGTTTTTCCTGTGGTTTTTCCGCGACCCCGAGCGGGCGATCCCGAGCACACCGGGCCTGATCGTGTCTCCCGCCGATGGCCTTGTGACCGAAGCGGTTACCATCCAGACTCCCGCCGGGGAGCGGAAGCGCGTGAGCATCTTCCTCAACGTATTTGACGTGCACGTGAACCGCGCGCCCATCGCCGGCACTATCGCCAGCGTGGACTACCAAAAGGGCAAGTACATGAACGCGATGAACCCCACCTGCGCCGAGGTGAATGAGCGTAACATCGTCATTCTGCGGGGTGAGGGTATCGAGATTGTTTTCAAGCAGATCGCCGGTCTTCTGGCGCGCCGTATTGTGTTCCCGTACAAGATAGGCGACCGGGTGGAACGCGGCCAGCGCGTGGGCATGATGAAGTTCGGTTCGCGGACGGATATCGTGATGCCCGGCGACGCCGAACTCCAGGTCAGGGTGGGCCAGCGCGTCAAGGGCGGCTCCAGCGTGATCGCCATCATGGGAGCAAAGCGGTGA
- a CDS encoding Asd/ArgC dimerization domain-containing protein — MYKIAIVGASNLLGKELKDAISESTLAAATFTLLDDEAGQGQLDQVGDEITFVQAISLDAFEKVDFTFFCGSADLTRRYWKNALQAGSTVLDLSGVLDQEPGVLIRAPWLAENEVAADLFTPAVVPAHPAALALALLLERLKTAVPRFIAATLMAPASEFGREAMDELHQQTVNLLSFQSLPKAFYDAQTAYNLLAGMGESAQVSLSALEARIRQHYQALGEGRLPSLALQAIAAPVFHGHTFSIAIELEREMEIAALEEALSGDHVDLVLEDTDSPSNLAATGQNDVLVRLRPVLEGRNPTRVTRFWLWAASDNLRLYAQNAVECALELRRLRPQGTVQ; from the coding sequence GTGTACAAGATTGCGATTGTCGGCGCGTCCAACTTGCTGGGGAAGGAACTGAAGGATGCCATCTCAGAGTCAACCCTTGCAGCGGCCACATTCACCCTGCTCGATGACGAGGCGGGGCAGGGGCAACTCGACCAGGTAGGCGACGAGATCACGTTTGTGCAGGCCATCAGCCTGGACGCGTTTGAGAAGGTCGACTTTACGTTCTTCTGCGGATCGGCTGACCTGACGCGCAGGTACTGGAAGAATGCTTTACAGGCCGGCTCCACGGTTCTGGACCTCTCGGGCGTGCTGGACCAGGAGCCGGGCGTGCTGATTCGCGCGCCGTGGCTGGCCGAGAACGAGGTCGCGGCGGATCTGTTCACGCCCGCGGTGGTTCCCGCGCACCCCGCTGCGCTGGCTCTTGCTCTGTTGCTAGAGCGGCTCAAGACCGCGGTGCCGCGCTTCATCGCCGCCACTCTCATGGCGCCTGCCAGCGAGTTCGGCCGCGAGGCGATGGATGAACTGCATCAGCAGACCGTTAATCTGCTCAGCTTCCAGAGCCTGCCCAAGGCATTCTATGACGCTCAGACCGCGTACAACCTGCTGGCCGGGATGGGGGAGAGCGCGCAAGTCAGCTTGTCGGCGCTGGAGGCACGCATCCGTCAGCACTACCAAGCGCTGGGAGAGGGTAGGTTGCCGTCCCTGGCTCTGCAGGCGATTGCCGCGCCGGTCTTCCACGGGCACACCTTCTCCATTGCGATCGAACTTGAGCGGGAGATGGAGATCGCTGCGCTGGAAGAGGCGCTGAGCGGCGATCACGTGGACCTGGTGCTTGAGGACACGGATTCGCCGTCGAACCTGGCCGCCACCGGCCAGAACGATGTTCTGGTTCGCTTAAGGCCTGTGCTGGAGGGACGCAATCCAACGCGGGTGACGCGGTTCTGGCTCTGGGCTGCATCGGACAACCTGCGGCTCTACGCTCAGAATGCAGTGGAGTGCGCGCTGGAACTGCGGCGGCTACGGCCACAGGGAACGGTGCAGTAG
- the rimI gene encoding ribosomal protein S18-alanine N-acetyltransferase, producing MNQEIRTRPMVEADIEAVQSLAAGLPDAPDWDLKAYTGAIARARVQQGIALVAGDSDSDLCGFVVGGLVIPEAEIELIAVRGESQRQGIARRLLDAFAGESRRLGCDTILLEVRPSNAGARAFYSASGFAETGRRPAYYADPVEDAILMSWTIK from the coding sequence GTGAACCAGGAGATCCGCACACGGCCGATGGTGGAGGCTGACATTGAGGCCGTGCAGTCGCTTGCTGCCGGGCTGCCAGACGCTCCGGACTGGGACCTAAAGGCGTATACGGGCGCCATTGCACGGGCGCGGGTGCAGCAGGGAATCGCGCTTGTGGCAGGAGACTCGGATTCTGACCTATGCGGCTTTGTCGTTGGCGGCCTCGTGATCCCTGAGGCTGAGATCGAGTTGATTGCGGTGCGGGGTGAGAGCCAGCGGCAGGGGATCGCCCGGAGGCTGCTCGACGCATTCGCCGGGGAATCGCGGCGGCTGGGCTGCGATACGATTCTGCTGGAGGTTCGGCCGTCCAATGCGGGAGCCCGGGCTTTCTATTCGGCGTCAGGATTTGCCGAAACCGGCCGCCGGCCCGCCTACTATGCCGATCCGGTCGAAGACGCCATCCTGATGAGCTGGACGATCAAATAA
- a CDS encoding PP2C family protein-serine/threonine phosphatase has protein sequence MRRQLLCFLAAVTMVLPAAAQSVTAVRYQYGDNAAWADPAFDDSSWPVASKGEFPGPRFDSDGFVWVRAKLQVPAVDGQPLALQCASAESVIDSYELFVNGTRVGQYGAFPPHAAPLIAPQILVFDIPKGIATPGSVATVALRGWTFPANRDRGPIGRTQYPISAGLKIDNALLLHAVAAETQARATLRSTPQLAVGLVFIVLGVIVLVLGFWSRSRGLFLCAIWLIVAPIFLSFLALVSVAAGADLRILGALFQVANGIGMGAALELLWTVQGYRNRLFLQFGRACWIAVTLGGVLMCSLSSAGPLVRTAIFVNDWGLFAFDALLVVANLWALAGRGRSRPFAAAMLIINIGYFLEVAGASVRFDFFPLDLFQTGFYLSIFAVAAILVRGVWKEWKQADDLRIEFAAGRELQMKLVPQNLPNVCNLRLNAAYIPAKDVGGDFYQVIELPDCSTLFLLGDVSGKGLKAAMTGLVTIGAANALAAETSDPAVLLQRLNREICRLRNEGFITCLCARVSVDGFVTFSNAGHLSPYVNSEEIQLESGLPLGLVQGVEYPATNIQLAPGDTLTLLSDGVVEAQSSSGELFGFDRTRELIHLPADAIAQAALTFGQADDITVLTLTFVPAEVPA, from the coding sequence GTGCGCCGACAACTCCTGTGCTTTCTTGCGGCGGTCACGATGGTCTTGCCCGCCGCCGCGCAGTCCGTTACCGCGGTCCGCTATCAGTACGGCGACAATGCCGCCTGGGCGGATCCCGCCTTTGACGACTCATCGTGGCCCGTAGCCTCCAAGGGCGAATTCCCCGGGCCCCGGTTTGACTCCGACGGTTTCGTATGGGTTCGAGCCAAGCTCCAGGTTCCCGCCGTCGATGGCCAGCCCCTCGCCCTTCAGTGCGCTTCGGCTGAATCTGTCATCGACAGCTACGAGCTTTTCGTGAACGGGACGCGCGTTGGTCAATACGGCGCTTTCCCGCCGCATGCGGCTCCGCTCATCGCGCCGCAGATTCTGGTCTTCGATATCCCAAAGGGCATCGCGACGCCCGGCAGCGTCGCTACGGTTGCGCTCCGCGGCTGGACATTCCCAGCCAATCGCGACCGCGGCCCCATCGGCAGGACGCAGTATCCCATCTCCGCTGGGCTCAAAATTGACAACGCCCTTCTCCTTCACGCGGTCGCCGCTGAAACCCAGGCACGTGCCACCCTTCGCAGCACGCCGCAACTCGCCGTCGGCCTGGTCTTTATCGTGCTCGGGGTGATCGTCCTGGTGCTGGGCTTCTGGTCGCGCAGCAGAGGACTGTTCCTTTGCGCCATCTGGCTGATCGTCGCGCCCATCTTTCTCAGCTTTCTTGCCCTGGTTTCCGTTGCTGCCGGCGCCGACCTGCGCATCCTCGGCGCCCTCTTTCAGGTGGCCAACGGGATCGGCATGGGGGCGGCTCTTGAGCTGCTCTGGACGGTTCAGGGATACCGCAACCGCTTATTCCTCCAATTCGGCCGCGCCTGCTGGATCGCCGTAACCCTCGGTGGCGTCCTTATGTGCAGCCTCTCCAGCGCCGGCCCCCTCGTCCGAACAGCCATCTTCGTCAATGACTGGGGACTGTTTGCCTTTGACGCGCTTCTGGTCGTCGCCAATCTGTGGGCCCTGGCCGGACGCGGCCGCAGCCGTCCCTTTGCCGCGGCCATGTTGATCATCAACATCGGCTACTTTCTCGAGGTCGCCGGCGCCTCCGTCAGGTTCGATTTCTTCCCTCTCGACCTCTTCCAGACCGGCTTCTACCTCAGCATCTTCGCCGTCGCGGCCATTCTCGTCCGCGGTGTATGGAAGGAATGGAAGCAGGCAGATGATCTCCGCATCGAGTTCGCCGCCGGCCGTGAACTGCAGATGAAGCTCGTTCCCCAGAATCTGCCTAATGTCTGCAACCTCCGGCTCAACGCAGCTTATATTCCGGCCAAAGATGTGGGTGGTGATTTCTACCAGGTGATTGAACTGCCGGATTGCTCGACCCTCTTCCTCCTCGGCGATGTCAGCGGCAAGGGCCTCAAAGCTGCGATGACCGGCCTGGTCACGATTGGCGCGGCGAATGCGCTTGCGGCCGAAACTTCCGATCCTGCCGTCCTGTTACAGCGCCTCAACCGCGAAATCTGCCGCCTGCGCAACGAAGGTTTCATCACATGCCTGTGCGCGCGGGTTTCCGTGGATGGTTTCGTCACCTTCTCCAACGCTGGCCACCTCTCCCCGTATGTGAATAGCGAAGAGATTCAGCTCGAATCCGGCCTGCCCCTCGGCCTTGTCCAGGGCGTCGAGTACCCAGCAACGAACATCCAGCTTGCCCCGGGCGATACCCTCACCCTGCTCTCGGATGGGGTCGTCGAAGCACAGTCGTCATCGGGCGAGCTGTTCGGGTTTGACCGCACGCGCGAGCTTATTCACCTGCCCGCCGACGCTATTGCGCAGGCCGCGCTCACCTTCGGCCAGGCAGATGACATCACGGTCCTTACCCTCACCTTCGTTCCAGCGGAAGTCCCGGCCTGA
- the bfr gene encoding bacterioferritin — protein MKGNPKVIEQLNEALRDELTAINQYFLHAEMAENWGYKKYSKYIKRQSIDEMKHAELLMERILFLDGTPSMQPMSLTIGRSVREMIESDLSLEHGAVASYNESIRICVENGDNGSRDLFMKLLKDEEGHVDWLEAQVHQITEIGYERYLITQTEEG, from the coding sequence ATGAAAGGCAATCCCAAAGTTATCGAGCAACTGAACGAAGCTCTGCGGGACGAGCTTACCGCCATCAACCAGTACTTCCTGCACGCCGAGATGGCGGAGAACTGGGGCTACAAGAAGTATTCGAAGTACATCAAGCGCCAGTCCATCGATGAGATGAAGCACGCCGAGCTGCTGATGGAGCGCATTCTGTTCCTCGATGGCACGCCCTCCATGCAGCCCATGAGCCTCACCATCGGCCGCAGCGTACGGGAGATGATCGAGTCCGACCTCTCGCTCGAGCACGGCGCCGTTGCCTCCTACAACGAGTCCATCCGCATCTGCGTCGAGAACGGCGACAACGGTTCTCGTGACCTGTTCATGAAGCTGCTCAAGGACGAGGAAGGCCACGTGGACTGGCTCGAAGCCCAGGTACACCAGATCACTGAAATCGGCTACGAGCGGTACCTGATCACGCAGACAGAAGAGGGTTGA
- the tsaB gene encoding tRNA (adenosine(37)-N6)-threonylcarbamoyltransferase complex dimerization subunit type 1 TsaB → MSETQKPMLVLGIDTCGPAGSVALARLSGGGLELLGESAIEGRTYSATLIASIDQLLKANGVALSSIGCIVVVSGPGSFTGVRIGLSAAKGLAEGADLKVVAVSRLEVLARKADVPDAALDAHRHEVFLLANGGELLAGAADFAGVDPAPVRIAVCDDAAAALIAAAWPGTELLRVGPPTAGDAISVALPRIQAGDFADVLLLDGHYLRRSDAEIFGDPANAGARR, encoded by the coding sequence ATGAGTGAGACACAGAAGCCGATGCTCGTGCTGGGCATCGACACGTGCGGTCCTGCGGGGTCGGTGGCGTTGGCGCGGCTGTCCGGCGGGGGCCTTGAGCTTCTGGGCGAATCTGCGATCGAGGGCCGGACGTACTCGGCGACGCTGATTGCTTCGATCGATCAGTTGCTGAAGGCGAACGGGGTGGCACTGAGCTCAATTGGCTGCATTGTGGTGGTGAGCGGACCTGGGAGTTTTACGGGGGTGCGGATCGGACTGAGCGCAGCCAAGGGGCTTGCTGAAGGCGCTGATCTGAAGGTGGTCGCTGTCTCGCGCCTCGAAGTGCTGGCGCGCAAGGCCGACGTGCCGGATGCGGCACTGGATGCTCATCGGCATGAGGTTTTTCTTCTGGCTAATGGCGGGGAACTGCTGGCCGGAGCAGCCGATTTCGCCGGGGTTGATCCTGCTCCTGTGCGGATCGCCGTCTGTGACGATGCTGCTGCTGCGCTGATTGCGGCCGCTTGGCCGGGCACTGAACTCCTGCGGGTTGGCCCGCCCACGGCGGGCGATGCCATTTCCGTCGCGCTGCCGCGTATTCAGGCCGGAGATTTCGCCGACGTTCTTCTACTCGATGGGCACTACTTGCGGCGTTCCGATGCCGAGATTTTCGGCGATCCGGCCAATGCGGGCGCCCGCAGGTGA
- a CDS encoding YdcH family protein, with protein MDEIHDSLSEEIDRLHNEHRRYAQRLDELIQKPYLSDDEQLEEVRLKKLKLHAKDLIYALERRHAVVA; from the coding sequence ATGGACGAAATTCACGATTCGCTGAGCGAAGAGATTGATCGCCTTCACAACGAACACCGTCGCTACGCTCAGCGGTTGGACGAATTGATCCAGAAGCCGTACCTCTCCGATGACGAACAACTCGAAGAAGTGCGCCTGAAGAAGCTGAAGCTGCATGCGAAAGACCTGATCTACGCTCTCGAGCGGCGACACGCGGTCGTAGCGTAG
- a CDS encoding CDP-alcohol phosphatidyltransferase family protein: MNGNDPAVQAQRKARRRRGMYLLPSLFTVGNIGAGWIAIMKTIDAIGNTGNAGADLNFAALAILFAIPFDALDGRIARMTNTTSEFGKELDSLADAITFGLAPSLLAYIWGFHYLPPSVDPELRQNLIYLGGFVCFLFLIGGVSRLARFNISHNPVPRNPGRPDRKYFVGMPIPAAAGLVASSVHFCMGYPNQAWWVSIIWLVLVGITGFLMVSTWRFWSGKEINFSRRHPFQILPFIAIAAFVLIRYSQFALFAGALIYMFSGIWARAAYSWSRRRRHRSPAGLESSDPLSHS; this comes from the coding sequence GTGAACGGCAACGATCCGGCGGTTCAGGCGCAGAGGAAGGCGCGGCGTCGCCGTGGCATGTACCTGCTGCCGTCGCTGTTTACGGTGGGCAATATCGGCGCGGGCTGGATCGCCATCATGAAGACAATCGATGCGATCGGAAACACGGGCAACGCCGGCGCAGATCTCAATTTCGCAGCTCTGGCCATCCTGTTCGCCATTCCGTTCGACGCTCTCGACGGCCGCATCGCGCGTATGACAAACACCACCAGCGAGTTTGGTAAGGAACTGGATTCGCTGGCCGACGCGATCACCTTCGGCCTGGCGCCAAGCCTGCTGGCCTACATCTGGGGTTTTCATTACCTGCCCCCATCGGTCGATCCCGAACTGCGGCAGAACCTGATCTACCTGGGCGGATTTGTCTGTTTCCTCTTTCTTATCGGAGGGGTGTCGCGGCTGGCGCGGTTCAACATCAGCCACAACCCTGTTCCGCGTAATCCCGGCCGGCCTGACCGCAAATACTTCGTCGGCATGCCGATTCCCGCCGCGGCGGGGTTGGTGGCGTCCAGCGTGCATTTCTGCATGGGCTATCCCAACCAGGCGTGGTGGGTGTCGATCATCTGGCTGGTGCTGGTGGGAATCACCGGATTCCTGATGGTGAGCACCTGGCGCTTCTGGTCGGGCAAGGAGATTAACTTCTCCCGCAGACATCCGTTCCAGATCCTGCCCTTCATCGCCATTGCGGCGTTTGTCCTGATTCGCTATTCGCAGTTTGCGCTGTTTGCGGGCGCGCTGATTTATATGTTCTCGGGCATCTGGGCGCGGGCGGCCTATTCCTGGTCGCGGCGTCGCAGGCATCGCTCTCCAGCGGGTCTCGAATCGTCTGATCCGCTCAGTCACTCCTAA